The nucleotide sequence AAACAGCTGTCCTAAAATGATTAGTTTCCTTGTTTATGTTATTTTTCATATCGATTATATTTTAATGCCGTCCAAGGAAATAGTTGACTATAGCTCATAAAAATGAAGCATTATCCCTATATTTAATTTTTTTATCACAAACTATTAAACCAATATCAAAATACCAAAAAATCATGAATACCAAGACTCTTTTCCTTTGCCTATTTACAGCTGCACTATCAATACAAATGATAGGTCAAAACAAACATGGGGGAACCCCTCCAGAAGTATCCCCAATGCCCATGAAACCACAAATGACCGAGATATGGGAACCGGAGGTTGAAGTTGTGGTACCGGCAAAAAAATTAGGGGATGCTCCGTCTGATGCCATTATATTATTTGACGGTAAAAATTTGGACCAATGGACCAGTCAGAAAGATAATTCCAAGCCGGCCCCATGGAAAATTGTAGACAATGACCATTTGGAGGTAGTACCAGGATCGGGCGGTATTAGCACGAAAATGAAATTTGGGGACTGTCAAATACATTTGGAGTTCAGTGCTCCGGATGTGGTTGAAGGAGAGAGTCAGGGCCGGGGCAATAGTGGATTGTTTTTACAGAATAGATACGAACTTCAAATATTGGACTCCTACAACAACAGAACTTACCGTAACGGACAGGCTGCAAGTATCTATAAGGACGAGGCCCCTTTGGTAAATGCCATGAAAAGTCCGTTGGAATGGAATACCTACGACATAATTTATACGGCTCCCCGATTTAAGGAAGACGGTCGTTTGGATGCAAAAGCAAGAATAACAGTGCTACACAATGGCGTTCTGGTACAAAATAATACCGTGATAAATGGAATTACCTACTATATAGGTTTACATAATTATCCCTCTGCCCATGGGGATGATGTAATTTCCCTTCAAGATCACGGCAACAAAACACAGTTCAGGAACATTTGGTTGAGAAAATTATAGATCTTTTATAAGGATTACCTTAATATTTAGAAATTCCTATTTTATTAAAAATAGCATAATCAGTTTCAAGAAATAAAGCCAAAAAAACGTATAGTTCATTTAATTAATACCTCCTTACTTGGGGGTATTTTTTTGCGCTCAATTGATTTTAGAATAATACCCCAAACATATCCCATATAATCATTTCCTAATCTTATTTGGCAATTATCACCTCCTTCGCCCTACCAATAAGACAGATAAATGCTTGTTATTTTCTTCATATATCAGAAAATTATCCTCAATTTAGTGATTTTCACTAGTTCGAACAAGGCCCTAACACCCCTAAATATGGGGGTTTGACAATTCTATCCATGTTTTTGGGAAATATGTCCATCCCTTCACGTTTTCTTAACATAAGCTTAGCCTTGAATAATTAACAAACTAATGTAATATGAACAAACTGAAATCTTTAATGCTCGTCCTTTTGATGGGTGTATCAACGGTTTCCTGGGCACAAACCACTGTGACGGGAACCGTACTGGATGAACAAAATATTCCGCTCCCAGGAGCCAACGTTGTGGTAAAAAACACTACCAATGGGGTAGTGACAGACTTTGATGGAAATTTTTCCATATCCGTAAGTAATACCAATGCGGTATTGGTAGTATCCTATATAGGATATGTTGGTAAGGAAGTAAAATTGGACGGTTCCTCTTCCTATACCATAACCTTAGCCGAAGATGCTACAGGTCTTGAAGAGGTGGTCGTTATTGGTTATGGATCTGTTAAAAGAACCGACTTAACTGGAGCAGTCGCCTCATTGGATGCCCAGGCAATTACCGAGCAGAAAAAAACCGATATTAGTCAGGCATTGCAAGGGCATGTAGCCGGTGTTGATGTAAGAGCCAATAACAACAAACCCGGTGCACCAATATCAATTGATATTAGGGGTAATACCGTTATACAGAACACCAATGAAACCCGTGATGGGTTAAATGATGACCTTGCTGCCGACCTTTCTAGCCCATTATACGTGGTCGATGGCGTTTTTTTTGATGATATAAACATTTTAAACCCGGCTGATATCCAACAAATAGATATTTTAAAGGATGCTTCAGCTACGGCAATTTATGGCTCTAGAGGTGCCAATGGTGTAGTAATTATATCTACTAAAAATGGTGTTGAGGGAAGAACGGTCTTTACTTACGAAACTACTGTAGGTATAAACTCAGTTGCTAATAAGCCTGACATGTACAATGGAGATGAGTTTGTAGGTTTTGTTGAAGATGTCATAAGGAGTAGAAACTGGCAAGGGCTTTTTGATTTTAATACACCTTATTACCCAACGGTGGACGATTATAACAACACACCTGTAGATTATTCGGACGAATTTAGATCATCAAATGAAGAAGCCGATAATGTGGCTAACCGCCGCTATACCGATTGGCAAAACGATTATATAAAAACAGGTATACAAACCAGTCATAATGTAGGTATGTCCGGTGGTAGAAATGGGTTGACATATAATGGATCAATAGGTTACTTGAGCAATGAAGGGGTAATGGGAATAGAAAAATTCGACCGATACAACTTAAATACTTCCATAACCAAAAAAGTGTCCGATAAGTTTACGGTAGGATTAAAAGCATATTTATCGCTATCAGAACGTGAAACAGGTAGTAATGAATTGTTTAGAAGTACCTTGCGTTTATCGCCTACGGTGAATCCTCGTGATCCCAATGGCGATCTTATTCTATTCCCTGACGATCAAGATGGTCGTTTCTTAAACCCATATTACGAAGCTAACGAAAACGCATGGTTAAGTAATACCAAAACGCTGGACGTCATAACCAATGTCTTTCTACAGTACCAACCAGCAGATTGGATAAGCTTTAAAACACAATTTGCCCCTAATTTAAGAACTACTCGATATGGATCACAATTCGGACTGTTAACAAAATCTGCCAGAAATGAGGAGGCTCGTACACGTGCGTACTATAATGCGTTTTTTAATACTTCTTATTCATGGGATAATATTGTTGATTTAAACTTTGATATCGCTGAAGGACATAACTTAAAAACTACCTTAATATCGTCGGTATATTATAGACAAGACGAGGGTAGCCGGATTGAAACCAGAAACTTTGATACTGACTCATATCGATATTATAATACAGCTGCCGGATTAGATGTACAAACTTACGCAACGGACTATGAAAAAGAAACCTTGTCCTCTTTTGCTGGTAGATTAAATTATAGTATTAACGATAAATATCTGTTCACCTTTACGGGAAGGTATGATGGGTCTTCCAAACTGGCAGTTGGGCATGAGTGGGCATTTTTCCCATCGGCCGCATTTGCTTGGAAAGTTAGCGAGGAAAACTTCTTACAAGACTTAGACTGGTTGAGCAATCTTAAACTACGTTTAAGTTACGGTGAGTCCGGTAACGACAATGTGGCTCAACCTTATCAATCATTAGCGTTTTTAAATGGAACCGACTATGTTTTTGGAAGCGACCACTTAAATGGTGTGCAAGTTGCAGGATTGGCCAACTATGATTTAACATGGGAACGCTCCAAAGAGTATAACTTTGGTGTAGACTTAAGTATACTTAACAATAGAGTACGTTTAGGACTGGAAGTTTACAACAAAAAAACAGTGGATGCCATCTTAGGCAAAACCTTATCGGCAATATCAGGTTATAGCACGGCAATTGGTAATTATGGATCTGTAAGCAACAAAGGTGTCGAAATAACCCTAAACACCACCAATATCCAAACAGAAAATTTTAAATGGACTACAAGTTTAAACTATGCACGGAACAAAAATGAAATTTTAGAACTTGATGGAGGTATAGACAAACTTCCTTATGGAAATCATGGTGTACGCCAAATTGGAGAGCCTGTAGATGCTATTTACAGTTACAAAATAGAAGGAATATGGCAATTGGATGAAGCTGCGGAAGCACATAGTTACAATGCCTTTCCCGGGCAATGGAAGTATGCCGATCTTAATAACGATGGGGTTTTAAATCAAGATGACAACACTGTTATTGGATCCATATCACCTGATTGGATTGGAGGCATGACAAACACTTTTGCCTATAAAAATTTGGATTTATCTGTACAAATGTACACCAGACAAGGTTCTTATGGACATTCGGAGTTTTATAACAACTTTGTTCCATGGCAAAACGATAGGGCAAAATTTAACAAGTTAGATATGGATTATTGGACACCCAACAATCCGGATGCCAAATTCCCTGCAGCTCATTATGCCTCAACTGGAGATAATTATTACACTAGTTTCGATTTTGTTAAAATCGGGAACATCGGTTTAGGATATAATGCTTCTCAAGCCTTGTTGGACAAGCTCAAAATGTCCAGCTTAAGGTTGACGCTAGATGTTCAGAATCCGTTTACGTTTACCGATTATGCCGGCCCAGATCCTGAAACCGGATTGAATAATTCATATAACGCTGGTTATATGATAAAAACAGTATTATTCGGACTTAAGTTGTCGTTATAATTTTAAAAATGTTAAAGATGAAAATAAACAAAAATATAAAACAAGGTATAGCCTTACTGGTTTTTTCAATAGTATTGAATTCCTGTAATGAATTTATCCAAGAGGACGCATATTCGGATGTAACCAGTGAAACTTTTATAAATGAAGGTAATGCGGATCAATTGGTAGTTGGAGTTTATACAGCTACACGGGGCTATTATAGAAATCACGGCTATAAATTTGAAGGAACCGACCTATTTACCACAAAGAGTGAACTGTCTTCGTTTAGCAGTTCAAACGATTACAATAATTTTGAGGCACCCGAAACCAATGGGGTATGGAGTAGTAATTATAACGTAATTGCCAAAGCGAATACAGCGATTAACCGTTTTGAAAACCAAATTAGTTGGAGCGATGCCAATCTAAATGCCAAAGCCTATGGTATAGCCCAAGCACGTGCCTTAAGAGCATTGGCATTTTTTAATTTGGCCGTACAATACGGTGGTGTAGCTTTAGATTTGGAAGAGCCGTTAAGTATACGTAATGATTATACACGTTCAACGGAAGAAGAAACATTTGCTTTAATTATTAGTGAATTGGAAGCCGCTATTCCAACACTTGAAGATGATCCGGAAACAGGGCGATTCTCAAAAAGGGCTGCGCAACATCTATTGTCAGAAGTGTACTTGACTAGGGCATATAAATCATTTGCCGGAAGCAACGATTTTCAAACAGCGGCAGATTTAGCTGTTCAAGCTATCGATGGGTATGATATTAGAAGTCAATCGTTTGCTGATGTGTTTTCTTATGATAATCAAGTAAATGACGAAGTACTTTTTGCTGCTCAGTGGGAAAACAATGAATTTACAGATGATAGAAATAATAACAAACATTCCTTATTTATGTTTGGTGTGCAGGAATTACCAGGTGTAAGTAGATCAAATCAATATGGTGTATCATCTGGTAATCAAATGATGACGCCATATTTCTATTCCTTATTCGCTGCCAACGATACTCGTGAAGACGCAACCATACATCGCGTACTTTATGCGGACGAAGAGGCTGCATGGGGCGATGATACAATTGTTCCCGGTGATACTGTAGTATATTTCCCGAAACAAGCACTTGATGTAACGGAACTTACCGATAAATTGGATAGATACTGGGTATATCAACCAGATCAATACTTATTCGGTAAGCCAAGTGATATTCCGGGGGTAAATTATTTGTATTCTACTGGACTTTTTACACACTTCCCGATCATGAAAAAATTTGATGACGAGGTTTATAATGATGAAAACGGTGGTGCGCGGGATACCTTTATCTTTAGGGTTGCCGGAACTCATTTACTAGCCGCAGAAGCCTTCCTGGGAGCCGGAAATACTGCTCAGGCCTTATTACATTTGAATAGGGTTAGGGAAAGGGCAACAGGCGTAGCCGATCATTATGCGGCCATTGATTTAGATGTCATCTTAGAGGAGCGCGCATTGGAATTAGCAGGAGAAGCTAACCGTTGGGCAGTGCTCAAACGTATGGGTAAGTTGGAAGAAAGAATTAATTTGTACAACCCACATGTCATAGACCATGGTGCTTTTGATTCTACAAAACATTTATTACGACCAATACCCACTAGAGAAATAGCTCTATCTCCAAACACGATGGAGCAAAATCCTAATTATTAATAGGAACTGAATATAGAAATTATTGTTTGAGTTAGTTGTTGTTAAAAATATGGACGGGGTTGATCCCTGTCCATATTTTTTAAACTTAATAAATATTTCTATAAGACAGCCACAATAGGATATATTTGGGTCAAGAAGGGATAATTATAAAAGACCCGGGCAAGAGCAATAGCAATCTCTATATATAAATTTGGACAAATTATCCTGCCAACATGGAGTAACTATTGCTAAAACAGCCAAACGGGTAACAGGTTATTGCCCTAAATCTATAAGACCTAACAATGGATTTCCTACTTTTGAAATATTGGAATCCAATCCATTGAATTTTGAACTGAACAATAAATTAAACAATAAATGAAAGTAGTCAAAGTATCCTTATCGGCTATACTGGGCACCTTGCTATTAGCAACGTTCCTTAATTCGTGCAAAGAAAATAAAACAGCAGAAACCGTCGAGGCCACCGCCATAAGTCCTGTAGACTTGGTATACCCACAATTGGACACCGAAAATTCGCGATGGTTTTTCTTTTCATCGGCTAGCCGTCCGTTCGGCATGGTGAACCTTAGCCCAGATACCGAGGTGGATGGTGCATGGGGAAGCGGGTATAGGTATAAGGTAGATACCATTCAGGGTTTTAGCCATATCCATGCCTGGCAACTTTCGGGACTGTCCGTAATTCCAGTAACCACAACCGAAGAAAACAAAAAGTCCATTTTTAAGGATTTCAAATCCAAATTCAGTCATGACAAGGAAAAAGTATCTCCCGGTCATCATTCTTTAGCTTTGGAGAAATATGGAATTAATGTTGAGCTGACCAGCACCAAAAGGGTTGGTTTTCATAAATATACCTATCCAAAAAATAAGGAGTCTGCTATTCTTTTCAACCTTAACGGCATGTTGGGACCTTGTGAAAATATAGAAGGCAATCTAATTAAAATAGATGATAAAAATCTTTCAGGAGAACTGGTTATGGCCCCTACTTCCAGAAGACCCAAACCCACCAAATTATTTTTCTATATCAATTTAGACCAGGAAGTGGCGTCGATCGAAAAGGATGAAGAAACTGGAAACTATTTGATCGGATTGGGCAATAACAATGAACAGCTTATGATGAAAGTAGGCATATCCTATACTTCTGTAGAGAATGCCAAAGCCAACATAGATGCGGAACTATCCCATTGGGATTTTGAAAGGGTAGTAAAGGAATCCAAGGAAGAATGGAACAATGCCTTGGACAGAATAAAAATATCCGGTGGTACGGAAATGGCCCAAAAAAGGTTTTATACGGATCTATGGCATGCCTTGCAAGGTAGAAGGGTTATCAGTGATGTTAACGGGGCATATCCGGATAATACTGGGGATACTTTTGGGGTTGGGCAACTTCCTTTGGATACGGCAGGAAAGCCAAAATTCAATCACTATAATTCCGATTCCTTCTGGGGTGCCCAATGGACTATAAACACGCTTTGGGGCTTGGTCTATCCTGAAATTATGGAAGAGTTTGTCCAATCCCTATTGCAGTACCAAAAAGATGGGGGATTGGTTCCCCGTGGGCCTTCAGGCGGTAATTACACCTATGTAATGACCGGGGCCTCATCTACTCCTTTTATTGTCAGCGCCATACAAAAAGGTATAGTGACGGAAAATTTGGAGGATATATATCAGGCCTTAAAGATAAATCATATGCCAGGAGGAATTATGGAAAAGGCAGGCTATGAGCATAATACCGCCTTAGGAGGTGGATTGAAATACTACATCCGGGATGGTTACGTACCCTATCCCATTCCGGAAGGAAAATTTGGTGGCCATCAGGAAGGCGCAGGCGTAACCATGGAGTATGCCTATCAGGATTGGACCTTGGCACAACTGGCTAAAAAATTAGGAAATGAAGAAGATTACAACTATTTCATGAAGCGTTCCTTAAATTACAAAAATGTATTTGATAAGAGTGTAGGTTG is from Arenibacter algicola and encodes:
- a CDS encoding GH92 family glycosyl hydrolase translates to MKVVKVSLSAILGTLLLATFLNSCKENKTAETVEATAISPVDLVYPQLDTENSRWFFFSSASRPFGMVNLSPDTEVDGAWGSGYRYKVDTIQGFSHIHAWQLSGLSVIPVTTTEENKKSIFKDFKSKFSHDKEKVSPGHHSLALEKYGINVELTSTKRVGFHKYTYPKNKESAILFNLNGMLGPCENIEGNLIKIDDKNLSGELVMAPTSRRPKPTKLFFYINLDQEVASIEKDEETGNYLIGLGNNNEQLMMKVGISYTSVENAKANIDAELSHWDFERVVKESKEEWNNALDRIKISGGTEMAQKRFYTDLWHALQGRRVISDVNGAYPDNTGDTFGVGQLPLDTAGKPKFNHYNSDSFWGAQWTINTLWGLVYPEIMEEFVQSLLQYQKDGGLVPRGPSGGNYTYVMTGASSTPFIVSAIQKGIVTENLEDIYQALKINHMPGGIMEKAGYEHNTALGGGLKYYIRDGYVPYPIPEGKFGGHQEGAGVTMEYAYQDWTLAQLAKKLGNEEDYNYFMKRSLNYKNVFDKSVGWMRPKNVDGEWAPNFDPNQHQHGFVESNAAQATWFVPHDLSGLANLMGGNEKAVEKLNLQFETAEKLGFTSGNSHALELHPEYRKIPINYGNQPSMQTAFVFNKLERPDLTQFWSRKVVDRAFSGLSPSTGYNGDEDQGLMGSLAVLMKIGLFQMNGGTEDNPIYEFGSPIFDKITISLQNGKVLVINAPGTASDKPYLNSVKINGMVSDQNHISHSNVLKGATLDFTMGSVPSMNSQQ
- a CDS encoding RagB/SusD family nutrient uptake outer membrane protein; protein product: MKINKNIKQGIALLVFSIVLNSCNEFIQEDAYSDVTSETFINEGNADQLVVGVYTATRGYYRNHGYKFEGTDLFTTKSELSSFSSSNDYNNFEAPETNGVWSSNYNVIAKANTAINRFENQISWSDANLNAKAYGIAQARALRALAFFNLAVQYGGVALDLEEPLSIRNDYTRSTEEETFALIISELEAAIPTLEDDPETGRFSKRAAQHLLSEVYLTRAYKSFAGSNDFQTAADLAVQAIDGYDIRSQSFADVFSYDNQVNDEVLFAAQWENNEFTDDRNNNKHSLFMFGVQELPGVSRSNQYGVSSGNQMMTPYFYSLFAANDTREDATIHRVLYADEEAAWGDDTIVPGDTVVYFPKQALDVTELTDKLDRYWVYQPDQYLFGKPSDIPGVNYLYSTGLFTHFPIMKKFDDEVYNDENGGARDTFIFRVAGTHLLAAEAFLGAGNTAQALLHLNRVRERATGVADHYAAIDLDVILEERALELAGEANRWAVLKRMGKLEERINLYNPHVIDHGAFDSTKHLLRPIPTREIALSPNTMEQNPNY
- a CDS encoding SusC/RagA family TonB-linked outer membrane protein — protein: MNKLKSLMLVLLMGVSTVSWAQTTVTGTVLDEQNIPLPGANVVVKNTTNGVVTDFDGNFSISVSNTNAVLVVSYIGYVGKEVKLDGSSSYTITLAEDATGLEEVVVIGYGSVKRTDLTGAVASLDAQAITEQKKTDISQALQGHVAGVDVRANNNKPGAPISIDIRGNTVIQNTNETRDGLNDDLAADLSSPLYVVDGVFFDDINILNPADIQQIDILKDASATAIYGSRGANGVVIISTKNGVEGRTVFTYETTVGINSVANKPDMYNGDEFVGFVEDVIRSRNWQGLFDFNTPYYPTVDDYNNTPVDYSDEFRSSNEEADNVANRRYTDWQNDYIKTGIQTSHNVGMSGGRNGLTYNGSIGYLSNEGVMGIEKFDRYNLNTSITKKVSDKFTVGLKAYLSLSERETGSNELFRSTLRLSPTVNPRDPNGDLILFPDDQDGRFLNPYYEANENAWLSNTKTLDVITNVFLQYQPADWISFKTQFAPNLRTTRYGSQFGLLTKSARNEEARTRAYYNAFFNTSYSWDNIVDLNFDIAEGHNLKTTLISSVYYRQDEGSRIETRNFDTDSYRYYNTAAGLDVQTYATDYEKETLSSFAGRLNYSINDKYLFTFTGRYDGSSKLAVGHEWAFFPSAAFAWKVSEENFLQDLDWLSNLKLRLSYGESGNDNVAQPYQSLAFLNGTDYVFGSDHLNGVQVAGLANYDLTWERSKEYNFGVDLSILNNRVRLGLEVYNKKTVDAILGKTLSAISGYSTAIGNYGSVSNKGVEITLNTTNIQTENFKWTTSLNYARNKNEILELDGGIDKLPYGNHGVRQIGEPVDAIYSYKIEGIWQLDEAAEAHSYNAFPGQWKYADLNNDGVLNQDDNTVIGSISPDWIGGMTNTFAYKNLDLSVQMYTRQGSYGHSEFYNNFVPWQNDRAKFNKLDMDYWTPNNPDAKFPAAHYASTGDNYYTSFDFVKIGNIGLGYNASQALLDKLKMSSLRLTLDVQNPFTFTDYAGPDPETGLNNSYNAGYMIKTVLFGLKLSL
- a CDS encoding 3-keto-disaccharide hydrolase → MNTKTLFLCLFTAALSIQMIGQNKHGGTPPEVSPMPMKPQMTEIWEPEVEVVVPAKKLGDAPSDAIILFDGKNLDQWTSQKDNSKPAPWKIVDNDHLEVVPGSGGISTKMKFGDCQIHLEFSAPDVVEGESQGRGNSGLFLQNRYELQILDSYNNRTYRNGQAASIYKDEAPLVNAMKSPLEWNTYDIIYTAPRFKEDGRLDAKARITVLHNGVLVQNNTVINGITYYIGLHNYPSAHGDDVISLQDHGNKTQFRNIWLRKL